One segment of Brassica napus cultivar Da-Ae chromosome C3, Da-Ae, whole genome shotgun sequence DNA contains the following:
- the LOC111204575 gene encoding DNA damage-binding protein 1b-like — MRNVPINGRIVSLHPFRPLDGLLDVLIIVTERHKVCVLQWDVSSNELITRNASMDIDACTSKHPWADQICTIDPDYRVIGVYMVTSWHKVAKRGLCAFPLDNFGELEKPFVPRMCNLLVKDVKFLYGCDVPTVAVLCQDAEGAHAKTYYVSQTGSVPVTGPWTRDNIDQSAGLLIALPTPLCGVLIVGEELIVYCSANTYKERPKPCFTAKSFGRLDGFRFLLGDDEGRLHLVAVSHENQRVTDLRVELLGETSIASTISYLGNSLVFVGSSCSDSQLIKIDLDAQGSRIQVLKKFVNLGPIHDLCLVDPEKHGQSQVVTCSGGSKYGSLRIVSKGINEKASLELEGIAGLWSLKSSVDEALDTFFVVSFIGETRIFAMNRVDELEETEIKGFLSEVRTLFCHDAVHNQIVQVFDSCYLCLFHYPFFVEY; from the exons ATGAGAAATGTACCTATCAACGGGCGCATAGTTTCTCTGCATCCGTTTCGTCCTCTT GACGGACTGCTGGATGTTCTGATCATCGTAACGGAAAGACACAAAGTTTGTGTCCTTCAATGGGATGTGAGCTCAAATGAGCTGATTACACG AAATGCTTCTATGGATATTGACGCTTGTACATCTAAACATCCGTGGGCTGATCAG ATTTGCACAATTGATCCGGACTATAGAGTAATTGGTGTCTATATGGTTACGAGCTGGCataag GTGGCTAAACGGGGCTTATGTGCTTTTCCACTTGACAACTTTGGGGAGCTTGAGAAACCTTTTGTCCCAAG GATGTGTAACTTGCTGGTCAAGGACGTCAAATTTCTTTATGGGTGTGACGTGCCCACAGTAGCCGTCCTTTGTCAG GACGCCGAAGGTGCTCATGCCAAAACGTATTACGTCTCCCAAACTGGTAGTGTTCCTGTTACGGGTCCATGGACACGTGACAATATCGACCAAAGTGCTGGCCTACTGATTGCTCTACCCACACCCCTCTGTGGCGTCCTTATAGTTGGAGAAGAACTAATCGTTTACTGTAGTGCGAACACATATAAAGAAAGACCAAAACCATGT TTCACAGCAAAATCATTTGGAAGACTGGATGGGTTTAGGTTTCTTCTAGGTGATGATGAAGGACGGCTTCATCTGGTTGCTGTCTCACATGAGAATCAAAG GGTCACTGATCTCAGAGTTGAGCTTCTGGGTGAAACATCAATTGCTTCGACCATTTCGTACCTTGGAAATTCTCTAGTTTTTGTAGGCTCAAGCTGTAGTGACTCTCAG CTGATAAAAATAGAtcttgatgcacaaggatcaAGAATACAagtgttaaaaaaatttgtcaaCCTGGGGCCTATTCACGACTTGTGTCTAGTCGACCCCGAGAAACATGGGCAAAGTCAGGTTGTAACTTGTTCTGGAGGGTCAAAGTATGGCTCTCTACGCATAGTTAGCAAAGGGATCAACGAAAAG GCGTCGTTAGAACTTGAAGGTATCGCAGGATTGTGGTCCTTGAAATCTTCAGTTGATGAAGCATTGGACACATTCTTCGTAGTTAGCTTCATCGGTGAAACTCGTATCTTTGCCATGAATCGTGTGGATGAACTGGAAGAAACAGAGATCAAGGGCTTCTTGTCTGAAGTGCGGACATTATTTTGCCATGATGCTGTGCACAATCAAATTGTACAGGTATTTGATAGCTGTTACTTATGTCTTTTTCATTATCCTTTTTTTGTGGAATATTAA